TGGTGTGGCTACTGGCCTATCTATGGAGTTCCAGTTTGGTACAAACTGGGCATACTACTCTCACTATGTTGGTGATATCTTTGGTGCGCCTCTAGCTATCGAAGCACTAATGGCATTCTTCCTAGAATCAACGTTAGTCGGCATGTTCTTCTTTGGTTGGGATCGCCTATCTAAGCGTCAGCACCTTACTGTCACTTGGCTAGTTGCTCTTGGCTCAAACTTTTCCGCTCTATGGATTCTGGTTGCAAACGGCTGGATGCAAAACCCAGTAGGCGCAGATTTCAACTTTGAAACAATGCGTATGGAAATGGTGAGCTTTGCAGACGTAGTACTTAACCCTGTAGCACAGGTGAAATTCGTTCACACTGTAGCATCTGGTTATGTATGTGGTGCAATGTTCATTCTAGGTGTTAGTGCATACTACATGCTGAAAGGCCGTGATATTGCGTTTGCGCGTCGTTCATTTGCAATCGCAGCAGCGTTCGGTATGGCATCTATCGTTTCTGTAATGATCCTTGGTGATGAGTCAGGCTACGAGCTAGGCGACGTTCAGAAAACAAAACTAGCAGCAATTGAAGCTGAATGGCACACAGAGCCAGCACCAGCGGCATTTACTGCATTTGGTTTCCCTAATCAAGAAACCATGGAAACAGATTACGCAATTAAGATCCCTTACCTAATGGGTATCATTGCAACACGTTCTCTTGATACACAAGTAACGGGTATCCGTGACCTTAAGAAAGAGCACGAAGTACGTATTCGTAACGGTATGGTTGCATACGGCCTACTAGAGAAACTACGTGCTGGTGACAAGACACCTGAAAACATTGCAGCTTTCGACGAAGTGAAGAAAGACCTAGGTTACGGCCTACTTCTTAAGCCTTACACTGACAAAGTTGTTGATGCGACACCAGAACAAATTCAAAAAGCAGTGGATGACTCAATCCCTCAAGTATGGCCGCTATTCTTTAGCTTCCGTATCATGGTGGGTGCAGGCTTCCTAATGTTTGCAATCATTGGTGCTGCATTTATCCAGTCTTGTCGTCACAAGATCACAGGTAACAAGCTTGTGCTTAAAGCTGCACTATTTGGTATTCCACTACCATGGATTGCGATTGAAGCAGGTTGGTTCGTTGCAGAATACGGCCGTCAACCATGGGCTGTAGGTGAGATCCTTCCAGTACATATGGCAGCATCTAACCTAGAACCGTCACAACTATGGTTCTCACTAGCAGCAATTCTAGCGCTATACACAGCGTTCCTAGTGGCTGAAGTTTATCTGATGGTTAAGTTCGCTCGTCTTGGTCCAAGTAGCTTGAAAACAGGTCGCTACCATTTCGAACAAAATGATACAAAACAAGATGTGGTTTCACGTCAAGTT
The sequence above is a segment of the Photobacterium leiognathi genome. Coding sequences within it:
- the cydA gene encoding cytochrome ubiquinol oxidase subunit I; its protein translation is MLTDVVELSRLQFALTAMYHFLFVPLTLGMAFLLAIMESVYVMTGKQIYKDMTKFWGKLFAINFALGVATGLSMEFQFGTNWAYYSHYVGDIFGAPLAIEALMAFFLESTLVGMFFFGWDRLSKRQHLTVTWLVALGSNFSALWILVANGWMQNPVGADFNFETMRMEMVSFADVVLNPVAQVKFVHTVASGYVCGAMFILGVSAYYMLKGRDIAFARRSFAIAAAFGMASIVSVMILGDESGYELGDVQKTKLAAIEAEWHTEPAPAAFTAFGFPNQETMETDYAIKIPYLMGIIATRSLDTQVTGIRDLKKEHEVRIRNGMVAYGLLEKLRAGDKTPENIAAFDEVKKDLGYGLLLKPYTDKVVDATPEQIQKAVDDSIPQVWPLFFSFRIMVGAGFLMFAIIGAAFIQSCRHKITGNKLVLKAALFGIPLPWIAIEAGWFVAEYGRQPWAVGEILPVHMAASNLEPSQLWFSLAAILALYTAFLVAEVYLMVKFARLGPSSLKTGRYHFEQNDTKQDVVSRQVEA